A section of the Longimicrobium sp. genome encodes:
- a CDS encoding cation diffusion facilitator family transporter codes for MGAGHHHGHGHAHGHAHGSQRRLAVVLVLAAAYMVAEAVGGWMAGSLALLADAGHMLSDVGALALSLFAAWIGHRPANARRTYGYHRTEILAALANASTLIAISLFIFVEAFQRLSHPQPVQGALVMWIAVGGLLVNLAGMWVLHGGRGENLNVRGAWLHMLTDALGSVGAIAGGAAVWAFGWFWADPAVSVLIGALVIYASWGLLKESVSVLLEGTPTHIDLDEVRAAMLQVDDVEAVHDLHVWTITSGMEAMSGHVIVGERHERRPSADILADLHRMLHERFGLHHLTIQLEPRGFKESGCVTLAGC; via the coding sequence ATGGGCGCGGGACACCACCACGGACACGGGCATGCGCACGGCCACGCGCACGGCAGCCAGCGCCGGCTCGCGGTCGTGCTGGTGCTGGCGGCGGCGTACATGGTGGCGGAGGCGGTGGGCGGCTGGATGGCCGGCTCCCTCGCCCTGCTGGCCGACGCGGGGCACATGCTCTCCGACGTGGGTGCGCTGGCGCTCTCGCTCTTCGCGGCGTGGATCGGGCACCGCCCCGCCAACGCGCGCCGCACCTACGGCTACCACCGCACCGAGATCCTGGCCGCGCTCGCCAACGCGAGCACGCTGATCGCCATCTCCCTCTTCATCTTCGTGGAGGCTTTCCAGCGCCTGAGCCATCCGCAGCCGGTGCAGGGCGCGCTGGTGATGTGGATCGCGGTGGGCGGTCTGCTGGTGAACCTGGCGGGGATGTGGGTGCTCCACGGCGGCCGCGGCGAGAACCTGAACGTGCGCGGCGCCTGGCTGCACATGCTCACCGACGCGCTGGGGAGCGTCGGCGCCATCGCGGGCGGCGCCGCCGTGTGGGCCTTCGGCTGGTTCTGGGCGGACCCGGCGGTGTCGGTCCTCATCGGCGCTCTCGTGATCTACGCCTCCTGGGGTCTCCTCAAGGAAAGCGTCTCCGTCCTCCTTGAAGGCACCCCCACCCACATCGACCTGGACGAAGTCCGCGCCGCCATGCTCCAGGTGGACGACGTGGAGGCGGTGCACGACCTCCACGTCTGGACCATCACCAGCGGCATGGAGGCGATGAGCGGCCACGTCATCGTCGGCGAGCGCCACGAGCGCCGCCCCTCCGCCGACATCCTCGCCGACCTGCACCGCATGCTCCACGAGCGCTTCGGCCTGCACCACCTGACGATCCAGCTGGAGCCGCGCGGGTTCAAGGAGAGCGGGTGCGTGACGCTGGCGGGGTGCTGA